The following proteins are co-located in the Candidatus Deferrimicrobiaceae bacterium genome:
- a CDS encoding DUF1499 domain-containing protein, with translation MRISEKPVRSKFGFLFVAGFAVSVAAILSEAGAGEGTRLGWWTFRTGFTVLGRAAWLGGAGAVLSGVALLTGGRRDRKWGDAMAVTGIILGILAIALPGSYYWTAKHVPMIHDITTDTENPPQFVALLATRKTAPNGAEYGGPEVAGKQRAAYPDIRPIARDIPPAKAFEQALDAVRKLGWQIADANAAEGRIEATDTTRWFGFKDDVVIRVAPGGGGTGSRIDLRSVSRVGKSDVGKNAARIRAFVEAFSSTTPAR, from the coding sequence ATGAGGATATCCGAAAAGCCGGTGCGGTCGAAATTCGGTTTCCTGTTCGTGGCCGGATTTGCGGTTTCCGTGGCCGCGATCCTGTCCGAAGCGGGTGCGGGCGAGGGGACACGCCTGGGATGGTGGACCTTCCGGACCGGTTTCACGGTGCTCGGCCGGGCTGCCTGGCTTGGCGGGGCGGGAGCTGTCCTGTCGGGGGTCGCCCTGCTGACGGGCGGTCGGCGGGACCGGAAATGGGGGGATGCGATGGCGGTCACGGGCATCATCCTGGGGATCCTGGCGATCGCCCTCCCCGGAAGTTATTACTGGACCGCGAAACACGTCCCGATGATCCACGACATCACGACCGACACGGAAAACCCCCCGCAGTTCGTCGCCCTGCTCGCCACCCGCAAGACCGCGCCCAACGGCGCCGAATATGGAGGTCCCGAGGTCGCCGGGAAGCAGCGGGCAGCCTACCCCGACATCCGGCCGATCGCGCGGGACATCCCTCCCGCCAAGGCCTTCGAGCAGGCGCTTGATGCGGTCCGGAAGCTGGGCTGGCAGATCGCGGACGCCAATGCCGCGGAAGGCCGGATCGAGGCGACCGACACCACCCGATGGTTCGGCTTCAAGGATGACGTGGTGATCCGCGTAGCGCCGGGCGGCGGGGGCACCGGAAGCCGGATAGACCTGCGTTCGGTCTCGCGGGTCGGCAAGAGCGACGTCGGCAAGAACGCCGCCCGGATCCGCGCGTTCGTAGAGGCGTTTTCATCGACCACTCCGGCGCGGTGA
- a CDS encoding TIGR00730 family Rossman fold protein: MVNGRNGNGNGHPVTSEELIGELRASVDRLSESGLGRADLKMLSKSFRELVHAFRRFDALRDFRKVTVFGSARTKPGSPAYVQAEAFGREMGKRGWMVVTGGGPGIMEAAHVGAGRDLSLGINILLPFEQHDNKVLEGGINTIHTKYFFTRKLLFVKESQGVALFPGGFGTLDEAFEVLTLLQTGKSHPFPVVLVDEPGGWYWRAFEQFVERDIKGEGWISRNDTTLFRITDRVEDAVAEIESFYRVYHSLRYVGPDLVMRLKSPLPEATVAEIQDRFEGLLDEGAFRLSGPLPEEANEPELAELPRLVFRFNRRDFAGLRLLIDAINAPR; the protein is encoded by the coding sequence ATGGTCAACGGACGTAACGGGAACGGCAACGGGCACCCGGTCACCTCGGAGGAGCTGATCGGCGAGCTGCGGGCGTCGGTCGACCGGCTTTCCGAGAGCGGCCTGGGGCGCGCCGATCTCAAGATGCTCTCGAAATCGTTCCGGGAGCTGGTGCATGCCTTTCGGCGGTTCGATGCATTGCGCGATTTCCGCAAGGTGACCGTGTTCGGTTCAGCGCGAACCAAGCCCGGGAGCCCGGCCTACGTCCAGGCCGAGGCGTTCGGGCGCGAGATGGGGAAGCGCGGGTGGATGGTCGTGACCGGCGGAGGTCCCGGCATCATGGAGGCGGCGCACGTCGGGGCGGGGCGCGACCTGTCGCTGGGGATCAACATCCTGTTGCCGTTCGAGCAGCACGACAACAAGGTGCTCGAAGGCGGCATCAACACGATCCATACGAAATATTTCTTTACCCGCAAGCTGTTGTTCGTCAAGGAATCGCAGGGGGTGGCGCTTTTTCCGGGCGGCTTCGGGACGCTCGACGAGGCGTTCGAGGTGCTGACGCTGCTTCAGACGGGCAAGAGCCATCCGTTCCCCGTTGTCCTGGTCGACGAGCCGGGCGGCTGGTACTGGCGGGCGTTCGAGCAGTTCGTGGAACGGGACATCAAGGGCGAGGGGTGGATCTCAAGAAACGACACGACGTTGTTTCGGATCACCGACCGGGTCGAGGATGCGGTCGCCGAGATCGAGTCGTTCTACCGCGTCTACCACAGCCTCCGGTACGTCGGCCCCGACCTCGTCATGCGGCTCAAGAGTCCCTTGCCGGAGGCGACCGTCGCGGAGATTCAGGACCGGTTCGAAGGCCTGCTCGATGAGGGCGCATTCCGGCTGTCGGGCCCGCTGCCCGAAGAGGCCAACGAACCCGAGCTGGCGGAGCTACCCCGGCTGGTGTTCCGCTTCAACCGGCGGGATTTCGCCGGGCTGCGGCTTCTGATCGACGCGATCAACGCGCCCCGCTGA
- a CDS encoding SDR family oxidoreductase has protein sequence MMMKGKIAVVTGGSRGIGAATAKRLAAHGAAVAVNYANSREAAEAVVREIVSAGGKAFCVQADVRDPVQVNAMAAIVADSLGPVDVLVINASIGFPIVPFLSFAWEDFEAKLIGELSAAFNCCKAFIPGMVDRKRGSVVAISSQLSRQPGYGFCAHATAKSGLDAFMKSLALELGPSGVRVNVVAPGLTETDATASIKPEHKAGAANAAPLRRIGVPDDVAGVVLFMASEEARFVTGSYLPVSGGSQML, from the coding sequence ATGATGATGAAAGGGAAGATCGCGGTTGTCACGGGCGGCTCGCGCGGCATCGGGGCGGCGACGGCTAAGCGGCTTGCGGCGCACGGGGCCGCGGTCGCGGTCAATTACGCGAACAGCCGGGAGGCCGCCGAGGCGGTTGTCCGGGAGATCGTGTCGGCGGGGGGGAAGGCGTTCTGTGTCCAGGCCGACGTCCGCGACCCGGTCCAGGTGAACGCGATGGCGGCGATCGTTGCCGATTCGCTCGGGCCGGTCGACGTACTCGTGATCAATGCGAGCATCGGTTTCCCCATCGTCCCGTTCCTGTCGTTTGCCTGGGAGGATTTCGAGGCGAAGCTGATCGGCGAACTTTCGGCCGCCTTCAACTGCTGCAAGGCGTTCATTCCCGGGATGGTCGACCGGAAGCGGGGCTCGGTGGTGGCGATCAGCAGCCAGCTGTCGCGCCAGCCGGGTTACGGCTTCTGCGCGCACGCGACCGCCAAGTCCGGGCTCGACGCCTTCATGAAGTCGCTTGCCCTCGAGCTGGGGCCGAGCGGCGTCCGGGTCAACGTCGTGGCGCCCGGGCTCACGGAGACCGATGCGACCGCGTCGATCAAGCCCGAGCACAAGGCGGGCGCGGCCAATGCGGCACCACTGCGGCGGATCGGCGTCCCCGACGACGTCGCGGGCGTGGTGCTGTTCATGGCTTCCGAAGAGGCGCGCTTCGTGACCGGCAGCTATCTCCCGGTTAGCGGCGGCAGCCAGATGCTCTAG
- a CDS encoding YgiQ family radical SAM protein translates to MTRNSLLPQSPDASGEPFDIVLVTGDAYVDHPAFGAAIIGRHLESLGYRVGILAQPAWKDAAEFRRLGRPRLFFGVTAGNLDSMVANYTPDRRHRASDAYSPGGKPGRRPDLATVVYAQRCREAFPGVPIVLGGIEASLRRLSHYDFVQQKVRGSVLADAKADVLVYGMGERAVEALARHYADGGEAEALRTISGIAYLSSVAPEGAALLPSAETAAKDPDGFFEFFRAFREASLKPSPPVLAQPHGKRWVVVNPPARPLSPQELDAVYRLPFTRAFPAQYGREGGIPALETVRTSVVAHRGCSGGCAFCALGAHQGRMVVSRPAEGIVDEVRRLAARPDFKGTIQDVGGPTANMYGSRCGRAGEEGQPGCSRASCLYPRICSHLEASGEPFRRLLSEVRRVPGVRHVFVASGLRHDLLILPAQRGLFRDLVLHHVGGRMKVAPEHVAPCALRRMGKPAPAAFEEFLRQFDALRREGGQDLQVVPYLIAGHPGTEMEDALALSRFVLERLGGGVEQAQQFTPTPMTAATCMFVTGRDPADGETVHVPSGAEAKVQKALLDLSSPRNAEKVAAHFRRIGRMDLVSGITKRSDRRKG, encoded by the coding sequence ATGACCCGAAACAGTCTTCTCCCGCAATCGCCCGATGCCTCCGGCGAGCCGTTCGATATCGTCCTGGTGACCGGGGACGCTTATGTCGATCATCCCGCGTTCGGCGCGGCCATCATCGGCCGTCACCTCGAATCGCTCGGCTACCGCGTCGGGATCCTGGCGCAACCGGCCTGGAAGGACGCGGCGGAATTCCGGCGCCTCGGGCGCCCCCGGCTTTTCTTCGGGGTCACGGCCGGCAACCTCGACTCGATGGTGGCCAACTACACCCCGGACCGGCGTCACCGTGCTTCCGATGCCTATTCCCCCGGCGGAAAGCCGGGCCGAAGGCCGGACCTCGCGACGGTCGTCTACGCGCAGCGCTGCCGGGAAGCGTTTCCCGGCGTTCCGATCGTCCTGGGCGGCATCGAGGCCAGCCTTCGCCGCCTGTCACACTACGACTTCGTCCAGCAGAAGGTGCGCGGCTCGGTGCTGGCCGACGCCAAGGCCGACGTCCTCGTCTACGGAATGGGGGAGCGGGCCGTCGAGGCGCTGGCCCGGCACTACGCCGACGGGGGAGAGGCCGAGGCGCTGCGCACGATTTCCGGCATCGCCTACCTGTCGTCGGTCGCGCCGGAGGGGGCCGCCCTCTTGCCTTCCGCCGAAACGGCGGCGAAGGACCCCGACGGATTCTTCGAATTCTTCCGGGCATTCCGGGAGGCATCGCTCAAACCCTCGCCTCCCGTGCTGGCCCAGCCTCACGGCAAGCGGTGGGTCGTCGTCAACCCGCCCGCGCGGCCGCTGTCCCCGCAGGAGCTCGACGCGGTCTACCGGCTGCCGTTCACGCGAGCCTTCCCGGCGCAGTACGGTCGGGAAGGGGGAATCCCGGCGCTCGAGACCGTGCGGACCTCCGTCGTCGCGCACCGCGGCTGCTCGGGCGGCTGTGCCTTCTGCGCGCTCGGAGCCCACCAGGGAAGGATGGTGGTCAGCCGCCCCGCGGAAGGAATCGTCGACGAGGTGCGCCGCCTGGCGGCGCGGCCCGATTTCAAGGGGACGATCCAGGACGTGGGTGGTCCCACCGCCAACATGTACGGAAGCCGCTGCGGACGGGCCGGCGAGGAGGGGCAGCCGGGCTGCTCCCGGGCGAGCTGCCTGTATCCGAGGATCTGCTCCCATCTCGAGGCGTCCGGGGAGCCGTTTCGCCGACTGCTGTCCGAAGTACGCCGCGTCCCGGGCGTCCGGCACGTGTTCGTCGCGTCCGGGCTTCGGCACGATCTGCTCATCCTGCCCGCGCAGCGCGGGCTGTTCCGGGATCTGGTGCTGCACCACGTCGGCGGGCGGATGAAGGTCGCGCCCGAGCATGTGGCGCCCTGCGCGCTTCGCCGGATGGGGAAACCCGCCCCGGCGGCCTTCGAGGAATTCCTGCGGCAGTTCGACGCGCTGCGGCGGGAGGGGGGGCAGGACCTCCAGGTCGTGCCCTACCTGATCGCGGGCCACCCCGGGACGGAGATGGAGGACGCGCTCGCGCTGTCCCGCTTCGTCCTCGAACGGCTCGGCGGCGGCGTCGAGCAGGCGCAACAGTTCACGCCCACTCCGATGACGGCCGCGACCTGCATGTTCGTGACCGGGCGCGATCCCGCGGATGGCGAGACGGTGCATGTGCCGTCGGGGGCTGAGGCCAAGGTGCAGAAGGCGCTGCTCGATCTTTCGAGCCCGCGCAACGCGGAGAAGGTCGCGGCGCATTTCCGGCGGATCGGCCGGATGGATCTGGTCAGCGGCATCACAAAACGTTCCGACAGGAGGAAGGGATGA
- a CDS encoding LuxR C-terminal-related transcriptional regulator — MPRPRFLAERPGGEEAPRLVLVSAPAGSGKTTVLSEWYLSLRDAGQDAAWLSLDAFDNPPRRFLGNLVAAIRAVRPGACREAFEAIAATPDVPIEYVAESILHALGKNAPPLTLFLDDYHEIREKAIHALLEYFIRNAPAATRFVIGTRKDPPLSLERLRMRGGLREYRWDDLRFNEAEAHGYLNETCRLGLSVRQIEGLCSRTEGWITGLQLAAMAFPGAGDPDRIVASITGAQRKIANYLLEDVFDRQPRAVQRFLMETAILDRMTAPLCDRLTGRQDGRQMLETLENGNLFVFGLDDQRTWYRYHHLFAHFLRIRLRTDLPEAVEGLYDRASAWFEENDLPAEAVRHAIAGKRLRRAARLLELSGRELFRRGDFKELRQSLDALPDEAVRRSGTLCTLHAWSLCYLGEFEGANSRIASAEKAIRAADPGAVHPRVPAVSLADAELHVLRAVLGIIRRDEPDVSGLNADIADAFPSAAKVLRGYAAIALGFKCRVEGDLPAALHRFQAAIEVTDAVDSSLVNLNARLNVGIAFYLMGHGVEAERSFRESLDLAGKRRWLRSVGAAFLRYGLALELHDQNRLSEAQEQLSEGIALIEAGEAFGFLGLSLVERARANAALRRPDLAAADLEHARAVARMHDLTRVLFRADLLDARMTILTGEPGKAAGFLEAAAATLDGWKPGTGDRFSERQELYLVERIRLMLAGKQFDDAARLAAGAIRSATAAGRVRHVIEFRILQALATDGLSRRERALSALGEALKLAGGNGILRPFINAGARLIPLLRLLEANKAMRSTVVPILAAMQDRGRPVYGKREPDLRDEPFHHREVQILDLISKGLRNREIGKRLFLSEETVKWYLKRLYLKLYVGTRTEAVSKARKLGLIP, encoded by the coding sequence ATGCCGCGCCCCCGCTTCCTTGCGGAACGGCCAGGCGGGGAGGAGGCGCCCCGCCTGGTGCTCGTCTCCGCCCCGGCCGGCTCCGGAAAGACGACGGTGCTGTCCGAGTGGTACCTTTCGCTGCGGGACGCCGGGCAAGACGCCGCCTGGCTCTCGCTCGACGCGTTCGACAACCCGCCCAGGCGGTTCCTCGGCAACCTGGTTGCGGCGATCCGGGCGGTCCGGCCCGGAGCTTGCCGGGAAGCGTTCGAGGCGATCGCCGCGACGCCGGACGTCCCGATCGAATACGTCGCGGAGAGCATCCTGCACGCCCTGGGAAAAAACGCCCCCCCGCTGACCCTCTTCCTCGACGACTACCACGAGATTCGCGAGAAGGCGATCCACGCCCTGCTGGAATATTTCATCCGCAACGCACCGGCCGCGACCCGCTTCGTCATCGGCACCCGCAAGGATCCCCCGCTCTCGCTCGAACGGCTCCGGATGCGCGGAGGGCTGCGCGAATACCGATGGGACGATCTTCGGTTCAACGAGGCCGAAGCGCACGGCTACCTCAACGAGACATGCCGCCTGGGGCTGTCCGTACGCCAGATCGAGGGGCTCTGTTCCCGAACCGAGGGATGGATCACAGGGCTCCAGCTGGCGGCGATGGCCTTCCCCGGCGCAGGCGATCCCGACCGGATCGTGGCGTCCATCACCGGCGCCCAGCGCAAGATCGCCAATTACCTGCTCGAAGACGTCTTCGACCGGCAGCCCCGGGCCGTGCAGCGCTTCCTGATGGAGACGGCAATCCTCGACCGGATGACCGCCCCCCTTTGCGACCGTCTTACCGGGCGGCAGGATGGCAGGCAGATGCTCGAGACGCTCGAGAACGGCAACCTGTTCGTCTTCGGGCTCGATGACCAGCGCACCTGGTACCGCTACCATCACCTGTTCGCCCATTTCCTCCGGATCCGATTGCGTACCGATCTTCCCGAAGCGGTCGAAGGGCTATACGACCGCGCCAGTGCATGGTTCGAGGAAAACGATCTTCCGGCCGAGGCGGTCCGGCATGCCATCGCCGGGAAGCGCCTCCGGAGAGCGGCGCGACTGCTCGAGCTCTCCGGCCGGGAGCTGTTCCGCCGGGGCGATTTCAAGGAGCTGCGTCAGAGCCTCGATGCGCTTCCCGACGAGGCCGTCCGGCGCTCGGGTACGCTCTGCACGCTCCATGCATGGTCGCTTTGCTACCTGGGAGAATTCGAAGGCGCGAACAGCCGGATCGCTTCCGCAGAGAAGGCGATTCGAGCCGCGGACCCGGGCGCCGTCCATCCTCGGGTTCCGGCGGTCTCTCTCGCCGACGCCGAGTTGCACGTCCTTCGGGCGGTCCTGGGCATCATCCGCCGGGACGAGCCCGACGTGTCGGGATTGAACGCCGACATTGCCGACGCCTTCCCCTCCGCAGCGAAGGTGTTGCGAGGCTATGCCGCCATCGCGCTCGGCTTCAAGTGCCGCGTCGAGGGCGACCTGCCCGCAGCCCTTCACCGCTTCCAGGCGGCGATCGAGGTCACGGATGCGGTCGACAGCTCCCTCGTCAACCTCAACGCGCGGCTCAACGTCGGGATCGCCTTTTACCTGATGGGGCACGGCGTCGAGGCGGAGCGGTCTTTCCGTGAATCGCTCGACCTCGCCGGAAAGCGACGGTGGCTCCGAAGCGTCGGTGCGGCCTTTCTCCGGTACGGCCTGGCGCTCGAGCTCCACGACCAGAACCGGTTGTCGGAAGCGCAGGAACAGCTTTCGGAAGGCATCGCGCTGATCGAGGCGGGCGAGGCGTTCGGATTCCTGGGGCTTTCGCTCGTGGAGCGTGCGCGCGCCAATGCGGCGCTTCGGAGGCCGGACCTGGCGGCCGCCGATCTCGAACACGCCCGCGCGGTCGCCCGGATGCACGACCTTACACGGGTCCTGTTCCGGGCCGACCTGCTCGACGCCCGGATGACGATCCTCACCGGGGAGCCGGGGAAGGCGGCGGGTTTCCTCGAAGCCGCCGCAGCGACGCTGGACGGGTGGAAACCGGGAACCGGCGACCGCTTCTCGGAAAGGCAGGAGCTCTACCTGGTCGAACGGATCCGACTCATGCTGGCGGGGAAGCAGTTCGACGACGCCGCCAGGCTCGCCGCCGGCGCCATCCGCAGCGCCACGGCAGCGGGCCGCGTGCGCCACGTCATCGAATTCCGGATCCTCCAGGCGCTTGCCACCGACGGGCTGTCGCGTCGCGAGCGGGCGCTCTCGGCGCTTGGTGAAGCGCTGAAACTGGCCGGGGGAAACGGGATCCTGCGGCCCTTCATCAACGCGGGCGCCCGCCTCATCCCGCTGCTCCGGTTGCTCGAGGCAAATAAGGCGATGCGCTCCACGGTCGTGCCGATCCTCGCCGCGATGCAGGACCGCGGCAGGCCGGTCTACGGGAAACGGGAACCCGACCTGCGGGACGAGCCGTTCCACCACCGCGAGGTGCAGATCCTCGACCTGATCTCGAAAGGGCTGCGCAACCGCGAGATCGGCAAGCGGCTCTTCCTCTCCGAGGAAACCGTGAAGTGGTATCTCAAGCGCCTTTACCTGAAGCTCTACGTCGGCACCCGCACCGAAGCCGTCAGCAAGGCGCGCAAGCTCGGCCTGATCCCGTAA
- a CDS encoding NAD-dependent malic enzyme, with protein sequence MGVLATPSDSYSITMRVDIQNKPGMLGKIATAIGVAGGDIGAVDLSGHGKGTVTRDITVRARDVDHANEIIAAVKKVGGVKVVNVSDRTFLKHLGGKIEVANKIPVKTRADLSIAYTPGVARVCMAIHHDVKKSHTLTIRRNTVAVVSDGTAVLGLGDIGPEAAMPVMEGKAMLFKEFGGVDAWPICIDTKDTEEIIKIVKALAPSFGGINLEDISAPRCFEIEERLKAEMDIPVFHDDQHGTAVVVLAALLNSLKIVKKRIQDMKIIVAGVGAAGVACSKIIMNAGAKNIIGVDRTGAIYKGRKQHMNFMKDWYAEHTNPNGERGKLSDVMKGADMFIGLAGPGLITVEDLKVMAKDPIVFAMANPDPEIMPEEAAPYVRIMATGRSDYPNQINNVLCFPGLFRGALDCRASMITEEMKLAAAHAIAGCVDKAELSEDYIIPSVFNRKVAPAVAKEVAKAAQRTKVARRALNKIEHPEIPFDVNMDAE encoded by the coding sequence ATGGGAGTTTTGGCCACACCGAGCGACAGCTACAGCATCACGATGCGCGTCGACATCCAGAACAAGCCGGGCATGCTCGGCAAGATCGCCACGGCGATCGGCGTCGCCGGCGGCGACATCGGCGCAGTCGATCTCTCCGGCCACGGCAAAGGGACGGTCACCCGCGATATCACGGTGCGCGCCCGCGACGTCGACCATGCCAACGAGATCATCGCCGCGGTCAAGAAGGTCGGCGGCGTCAAGGTCGTCAACGTTTCCGACCGTACCTTCCTCAAGCACCTGGGCGGCAAGATCGAGGTCGCAAACAAGATCCCGGTCAAGACGCGCGCCGACCTGTCCATCGCCTACACGCCGGGCGTCGCCCGCGTCTGCATGGCCATCCACCACGACGTCAAGAAGTCGCACACGCTCACGATCCGTCGCAACACCGTCGCGGTCGTTTCCGACGGCACGGCGGTGCTCGGCCTCGGCGACATCGGGCCGGAAGCGGCCATGCCGGTCATGGAAGGCAAGGCGATGCTGTTCAAGGAATTCGGCGGCGTCGATGCGTGGCCGATCTGCATCGACACGAAAGACACCGAAGAGATCATCAAGATCGTCAAGGCGCTCGCGCCCAGTTTCGGCGGCATCAACCTCGAGGATATCTCCGCCCCCCGCTGCTTCGAGATCGAGGAACGGCTCAAGGCCGAGATGGATATCCCGGTATTCCACGACGACCAGCACGGCACGGCGGTGGTCGTCCTCGCCGCGTTGCTCAATTCGCTCAAGATCGTCAAGAAGCGGATCCAGGACATGAAGATCATCGTGGCGGGCGTCGGCGCGGCCGGCGTCGCCTGCAGCAAGATCATCATGAACGCCGGCGCGAAGAACATCATCGGCGTCGACCGCACCGGGGCCATCTACAAGGGGCGCAAGCAGCACATGAACTTCATGAAGGACTGGTACGCCGAGCACACGAACCCCAACGGCGAACGGGGGAAGCTTTCCGACGTGATGAAGGGCGCCGACATGTTCATCGGTCTTGCCGGCCCGGGCCTCATCACCGTCGAGGACCTGAAGGTGATGGCCAAGGACCCGATCGTCTTCGCGATGGCGAACCCCGATCCCGAGATCATGCCCGAGGAGGCCGCGCCGTATGTCCGCATCATGGCGACAGGCCGTTCCGACTATCCGAACCAGATCAACAACGTCCTCTGCTTCCCCGGCCTCTTCCGCGGCGCGCTCGACTGCCGCGCCTCGATGATCACCGAGGAGATGAAGCTGGCGGCCGCCCATGCGATCGCGGGTTGCGTCGACAAGGCCGAGCTGTCGGAGGATTACATCATCCCGTCGGTGTTCAACCGAAAGGTCGCACCGGCGGTCGCGAAGGAAGTGGCGAAGGCCGCCCAGCGAACCAAGGTCGCCCGGCGCGCCCTCAACAAGATCGAGCACCCCGAGATCCCGTTCGATGTGAACATGGATGCCGAGTAG
- a CDS encoding PaaI family thioesterase, with amino-acid sequence MQKRIEAIWNGDRLIQDFGMKLEEAREGYARVSVKVQERFLNAHNIGHGVLVFAVADAAFALSVNATVDAVGAQYNMNVLRASKPGETITCESKAVHTGRQSIVVELSVTGEDGRLIAKGQATALPLPRKG; translated from the coding sequence GTGCAGAAAAGGATTGAGGCGATCTGGAACGGCGACCGGCTGATCCAGGATTTCGGGATGAAGCTGGAAGAGGCGCGGGAGGGGTACGCGCGCGTCTCGGTCAAGGTGCAGGAGCGGTTCCTCAACGCCCACAATATCGGTCACGGCGTGCTGGTGTTCGCGGTGGCCGACGCGGCGTTCGCGCTCTCGGTCAACGCGACGGTCGACGCGGTCGGCGCGCAGTACAACATGAACGTCCTGCGGGCGTCGAAGCCCGGCGAGACGATCACCTGCGAGTCGAAGGCGGTCCACACCGGCCGCCAGTCGATCGTCGTCGAGCTTTCGGTGACCGGCGAGGACGGCCGCCTGATCGCAAAGGGTCAGGCGACCGCCCTGCCGCTGCCGCGGAAGGGTTAG
- a CDS encoding gamma carbonic anhydrase family protein: MLIPFRGKHPQIHPSVYIAEGAQLIGDVEVGEEGSIWFNTVLRGDINFIRIGRRSNVQDNCMFHLTKDLPVIVGDEVTFGHGVCAHGCVIEDLCLIGIGAVILDNAVIGRGSIVAAGAVVPPGLKVPPHSLVMGVPAKVVRDLGPDSVERVRVYSNNYVNYAKEFMKEREAARAEKD; encoded by the coding sequence ATGCTGATTCCGTTCCGGGGGAAACATCCCCAGATCCACCCGTCCGTCTACATCGCCGAGGGGGCGCAGCTGATCGGCGACGTCGAGGTCGGCGAGGAGGGGAGCATCTGGTTCAACACCGTCCTGCGGGGCGACATCAACTTTATCCGGATCGGCCGGCGCAGCAACGTGCAGGACAACTGCATGTTCCACCTGACGAAGGACCTGCCGGTGATCGTCGGCGACGAGGTGACGTTTGGCCACGGTGTCTGCGCCCACGGCTGCGTTATCGAGGACCTGTGCCTGATCGGGATCGGGGCGGTTATCCTCGACAACGCCGTGATCGGCCGCGGCAGCATTGTGGCGGCGGGGGCGGTCGTCCCGCCGGGGTTGAAGGTCCCCCCGCACTCGCTCGTGATGGGCGTCCCGGCCAAGGTGGTCAGGGACCTCGGCCCCGATTCGGTCGAACGGGTGCGCGTCTACTCGAACAACTACGTCAACTATGCGAAGGAATTCATGAAGGAACGGGAGGCGGCGCGTGCAGAAAAGGATTGA